From Periophthalmus magnuspinnatus isolate fPerMag1 chromosome 1, fPerMag1.2.pri, whole genome shotgun sequence:
TTTATCACACTGTAGGAACTAATATCTACACTCAATTCATGGGGACCTACCTCCCTCATGCAGAATAAATCTGGTTCCAATgacataaatgacataaatcctttattattagacaaCAACATGGTAAAGTTAAGATATaagttaaaataggttaaggttagtatttgggttaaggttaggcaagtagtgAGGTTAGGATCactctccaggaaatgaatgtaagttattgtaatgtccccaaaaagaaTGGAAAtccaacatgtgtgtgtgtgtttgtgtgtgaagaCCTTCTCCTCCATGTGCCTCCTCTCCTGTTCCTGTAGTCTCTGGACTTCACACAGTTGTGCGTTCCGTCTCTCCTCAAATGCTCTCTGCTGAGCTCGCAGACAggccagctcctcctcctccatcacctctaACAGAGACTGCTCTATCACTTTCCCCACCAACACCTCCAAGAGGCCCTGCACCTCCCGGTCAAAGTCAAACAGCTGTGGACCCAACACAAAGAGAGTTTTGTCAGTGAGGTCTGACTCATAGGGATTCATGAGGACAGACATGTTCATGATGAGATGCACACACAGCTTAAGGTTGAGGAATTTTTAATCCCCTGCACATAGACTGTTCCCTGCTCCAGGTTGCGGAGCATGGGAGACAGAGCCTTATGTGTCCAGGAACCTACACTTTGGAGCACACTCCCTCCACACATACAAACTCTTTAAACTACTGATAAATtcaaggttagggttagagttaggctTAGATTATTCTGCTTTAGACTTATTGTATCATTGTGGAGTCTATTTAAATGAAAGAGTATCTCCAACAACAAAATCTCAATGCTGAGTGATTTGAGTGTGAAATGACCTCTCCATCCTGTATCTGAGTTTCCGCGTCCACACCAGACTTGGCTGGGACAAACAGAGGAGTGTTCGGTCTGTCCAGGAAAGCCTCTGTCTGACACTGCGCATCACTCTCCATCACTATGTTACTCAGCTCCTCCAGGTACAGCTCTGAAAGCAACAACAAAgcagagcagatatctgtacaaACCAAGATAATCCAACAGATGAGTTTAGAGCCTGCAGCATGGGACAGATTAATTTCCAATCACTTCACTTCCAATGTTGATTTGGACACAGTCTTTGACCCACAGATAGAAAGAGTAAATGTAAGcaatcacctccagtctctctctctaaaaccttcaaatcaggctagaaatccagggataataatggactcagacttgaactttaatagccacattaaatcaatagctgcagctttttaccatctaaaacattgcaaaaataaaaggtatactgtcaaaaccagacttgaaggaatttatccatgcatttgtctccagtagtaGTACAAGCACCTaggtcctgtgctcaggtctctgcacggctcctgtggctcagagaacagactgTCCGTGGCCTAACACCAAAGtgcatctctgacatgttagagccacatgaaccatctcacactctgaggacatcagggacaggcctcctgcttgtGCCCAGAGtcgggactaaacatgaggaatcagggtttcagttttatgcagctaaaacctggaacagtctgaagatgtgagacaggcctctactttgacaatgcaGGCTCAAAAgagttttgtttagctgtgcattttgactgaaaggtttttattctgcactcttctcttttaatgttaattttataatgattatttatgttttgattttgaaatattGTTTTGTAACAAGACTTTGGGAACAATCAGTTGAAATGATTCCATATCAATGTTGCCTGCAGCTAAGTCTGAACGTTACGGGACATAGGTAACAGGTtcatataataactacatcattacacaaaattgtccTTTGTTTATAATCCACctgcttcttctgtgtttttgtttctgcaTGATCTTCACTTCAGCCATGCCTCTTCCCTTCCAGTGCTGCTAATAGGTCAGTTATGTATTGGTTTAACATGGTTTAAGTAtccttttgttattattttccctttatttacatttgtaatTGCATTTAAGTCCATATTGAGTTCTGCTGTTGCTCTGTTGTAGTAATTTCTCCATTTATTACTATTCACTATTATTATTGAAATTATTGTGAACCAGATTAAATAGAGAATGTCAACATAAAGtgatttgttttcattgttgTATCAAAATTGGTAGGAAGTTTGTTCCTTAGTGTCATCATGAAGTTTGGTGTCACAGTGTTGAATTTCAAACTGATGATGTGTTAAACAGGTCTCCACATCTTCATTGTAATGGTAAAGTGCAAAGAGCAGTGTTTCTGCTCTTTgctcttctgattctgattcttacCAGTCTGGACCTCTATGTGCTGTCGGCCCTGCAGAGCCTCTGGAGTTTTCACTCGGACTTGCTCACGAGCTCTTCTCCGGGCAACAgctttcctcctctgctcctgctgcctCTGCATCTCTGCCAACTCGGCTTGAGTGGTCTGAGAACAGCACATAACTTCATTTGACTTTCCTCATCATGTACAAGCAAGATATTTATgctattttaaagagggggtgttttacttctatgccATATTGGACAGACTCATACTGTTTATCAAAAGGATGGctcaaactcaaacatgcatggatgacatttacagcaattcaggtatgtttttgatgaggcaacaccTTTATAACACACCTTCTTTAATATGCAGAGTAGAGGTGGGAATATATCCAAAACAATGAATGACAGTTATTGTTTTGATAACACCCAAAATTAGAACATCACATAGACTACAGTTATAGTTGAAGGCTATTTTAAAAAGAACAAGATGTGTGTGCACTCACAGTGGGTAGAATGCGCTGGGCATAGGTATTTCCTCTGACCACGCGGCGGTCGTACATGATATTTCCATAGTGGCTTTGAGTCCTGCAGTGAAAAAACTGTTActttggaattttccacagaaaCGTAGATCGGCCTGTCTAGCAATtacaaaaatgccttgaaaaacatgtattgttacagtgagtgggcttgccgcttcacagatctgacctgtaacttggtcacatttttctatagcacttttctaccttcaaggcactcaaagcgctttacaacaaggaaccactcacccattcacacacacattcatacaccagtgtacacagacactgagggcaaggtgggttaagtgtcttgcccaaggacacaacgacagcatcatctgtgtgagctagaatcgcaccgccaacctatggatcagtggatccgaccgctcaaccaatgatgttctttttatgtcgagagcgggatctGAACCGCTgagctaccaactgagctacggtCGCTACTTGACAACATggcttgtttctgtggagatggTGTTAAATgctgtaacattccaggcaaagcaatacgatttccatgaaaacaagcaggtggctgacaaTCCACAAGAAAAATCTGGCCTCTATATGAcaccactgttccctccaaactgcgcgcgtgcgcaaatgcgcactgctgacacggtctccgcgctcaacgtcattgacagacgtcctcatgtcccgctcccagtgttttagccgatgtgaccgatgtggagtgaagactcgctaataattctaagtgctgtttaaccccttaacgctccgacggcccgccctcgggcaaagatccgcgcgtaaaacaGATGTttgtccgagcgggactcgatccaccaacctctgtcacagaatgactgtcacactgtcacaggCACGGTGTggttttagtttccagtgtgtgtgtgttcactgtttgcagtgtgtggtttgtaaatatatttattttgacccataccacttgttttgaatatattttatatacaaatacacattatatattgtatttctatatgatatgtaaatgtacagtaatagagcagctgggtgtgcagatacagattcctctcagtgtgtattggtcattgaaactgtcactagtttaatcaaatgatcgtgtcatatattgaaaaagagttaccggactgtctcccagacacagtaggacaatctcactcagtcacagcaaaagcttcacacaatggcttttactcataatacaagtcagagctttatcataaaaatgttaagtgtgttttcaacattggagtttacagttggcttggtttggttggaagctcatgttttgccatagttaaaattaaatatttatacttccaatagcattaacatactacaccaCGGTACAAGTAACAGTGCTTGGAATTGAGTAAAAAAGGAtcacatatatttgtatgaatggacACTACAGTGCTGCTGTTTAACAACATTACAATCCAGCTCAGCTAGACACAGGGGAAGTAACAAACAGCTGGAggcctccccctccccttcagGAACATATATTGTGTTATAACTCTGTCCTACACTAAATTCACGTAGGATGGAGGGTGTGTGGACACTTCTTAGCTCCATGGGCAGAGTGCAGGTTATCGAGGGCTGAGCCAAACTTAACGTGGTTTTTGCACTGCCCAATGACTGGATATACATTCAAGTCTGCCGCTTCTCCAAAAAGTAACACTTAAAGCCAGTTAGTGTGCAAGcttgcctcttcctcctctgtagcCTCCATGTAAAGCAAATCCTCTTGTAGATTTGGAACTAACAGAAAAACATCCATGATGAAATTTCAAAATGCATTATcctaattaattttaaattcTTTTGACccgatattattattattgcatagtAATTTTACATATCTATGGACAGTCAGAGTCCGCCTGGTCAGTGAGCATTGGGTAATAGCTAAGGATTTGCTTTGCCGTGGCCTGCAGGTCCTCCTTGGTTGGGTGGCAACTTGAATATACCCCATGCTCATTGACCAGCCGGACTCTGACTCTCCGTGGGTACGTATAATTActatacagtactactactatcatgTCAAATTAATTTACAATGAATTAGAATGATGCATATTGGACATTTAAATGCATATTTTGAAATGTCATTATGAATGGTTTTCTTTTATTCCCAAATCTACAAGAGGGTTTGCTTTGCCATGGCCTGCAGGTGCTCCTTGGTTGGGTAGCACAGGGAGTCAGTCCCACCTGCAGCCCTCACTGTAAACACCATGCTCACTACAGTATTTCTGTTGAGCCTGCAGTTTAGCTCCTTTGAAAGCCTACAGTCCTTTTCTCATCCTGTACATTTTAACTCAAGGTACTCTTTCCTAACATGCCCTAACTCACTGTCAGGGTAAACCACATGTTGAGGACTTGGGAGCTGAACTATCTTGATGGGGCTGGTTTTAACCCCATGAGAATAACCCTCAGGTGTCTCACATGTTTCTGTTGCCTGTACAGACAAAACATTACCATGAGAATATGGTATTTGGACAAACCAAAACTTTAATTCACGCTTAGCAAATCTTATCACTGGGTGAAGAAAATTTTCAGGACCAGGGAAAAAGTATTTCAGGGTTTTTCTTGATGGAGAAAGTCTGCATCAATGTTTGCGGCTGAGgaatacactcacctaaaggattattaggaacacctgttcaatttctccttaatgcaattatctaatcaaccaatcacatggcagttgcttcaatgcatttaggggtgtggtcctggtcaagacaatctcctgaactacaaattgaatgtcagaatgggaaagaaaggtgatttaagcaattttgagcgtggcatggttgttggtgccagatgggccggtctgagtatttcacaatctgctcagttactgggattttcacgcacaaccatttctagggttcacaaagaatggtgtgaaaagggaaaaacatccagtatgcggcagtcctgtgggcaaaaatgccttgttgatgctagaggtcagaggagaatgaaccgagtgattcaagctgatagaagagctacgttgactgaaataaccactcgttacaaccgaggaatgcagcaaagcatttgtgaagccacaacacgtacaaacttgaggcggatgggctacaacagcagaagaccccaccgggtaccactcatctccactacaaataggaaaaagaggctacaatttgcacgagctcaccaaaattggacagttgaagactggaaaaatgttgcctggtctgatgattCTCGATTTCTgctgagacattcaaatggcagagtcagaatttggcgtaaacagaatgagaacatggatccatcatgccttgttaccactgtgcaggatggtggtggtggtgtaatggtgtgggggatgttttcttggcacactttaggtcccttagtgccaattgggcatcgtttaaatgccatgctacctgaacattgtttctgaccatgtccatcccttcatgaccaccatgtacccatcctctatATCTAACCTAAAAATACCATTGTCCTTAGTAACATTCAGATTATTACATAGTATTAAGTTAACAGGCAATAAACAGACCTTCTTTGCATACAGTACAATCTTGGGAAACTGTCCAGTCTCTGCAAAGCACTGAATGACttctctgatggctacttccagcaggataatgcaccatgtcataaagctcgaatcatttcaaattggtttcttgaacatgacaatgagttcactgtactacaatggcccccacagtcaccaggtctcaacccgatagagcatctttgggatgtggtggaacgggagcttcgtgccctggatgtgcgtcccacaaatctccaacaactgcaagatgctatcctatcaatatgggccaacatttctaaagaatgaatcagcaccttgttgaatcaatgccacatagaattaaggcagttctgaaggcgaaagggggtcaaacaccgtattagtatggtgttcctaataatccttcaggtgagtgtatatgtcacagttctgcctgttttcatGTTCATCCCCAGTCCAGTTCCGTTTCCCAGGCTGTTCCGGTCCTTCCTTTGCTACCTCCCTGTTTTTCCCTGCACCTGCCGTTCATTTCCTAATCAGTCCAGGGTAGCCTATATACAGTATACTCCCTCTGTTCACTCAGTCCTTGCTAGATGGTTGATCAGTCAAGAAAGACACTCAAGAGCTGCAAATACTCGCCGTTTTCATTTCTGCAATTCTGAATCTGCATTAATCCCTGTTTGAAGGCCCTGTTTCTAAGTTTATTTTCCCAGCCTGTTTCCCATATTGAATCCTCAAAGTGAAAGAGATTTtagttgatattaaataagataATCATTCCTCACTTGTTTGAAGGACATGTTCTGTTGTATTTACTGAGACTAAGAAGTTTGACTGTattctttgtgttgcatttgagtccagttacCTGCATGATAATATATACAAGTGATAGTGTTGACAAATTAGGTGAATacatagttatagtagtagcttGTACAGTCAAACAGACATCAGAGAAGcaagtcaaagtatttttttaaatcttcacAGTTGGATTTATCACAATGGGGGAAAGTTTACTTAGTTACTTAAAATTTCACCACACCGTCTAGCTTGTCCATGTTActggacacaaaacaaataaaaattagaTTAATGGTTTAATTGAAGAAAATTGTTTCATTTGTGATTTTGCTTAGTTTTGTACCCTTTTCCTTCTCTGGTAAAAATGGCAGTGTCCTCCACCGTATGACACACTCTGCAGCCTAGAGCCGAGTAAATATGAATTGGTTCATAGTTGAATAGAACAATtacaggatgtgtgtgtgttgagccTCATTAAAACATGGATACTGTGGTTACTTGAGCATCTGTGCGGTGTGAACATACCATTGTATTGCAATATTGCAGTTACCGTGACATAAACTGTAAagtttgtaataaatacacacactaaATTCACACACGTTTTAAATCACTTCATAGATTATTAGAGTTTTTTGTTGTaggttgttttattgtgatttttgtaaaattgttCACATTAAATGCACCAATTCCAAGACTTCTCAATGCAAAACTGTTTCACCAACCAACCACATCAGAAATGCGATTGTTtggtaaatgcatttaaaagcaTTAAAACTGGTGATCaatgtttgatttgtttcatCGCATGTAAGTCTTTAGGTCTTACCAAAAGACTTACATGCCACCCTACCCCTCTAAGTTGCAACAGTTTGTAGTTTTAGATTTAACAGTGAACTTACAAGGCAAAGTACATTAACAGTAGTATCTGTGGTAGCTGCATTAGCAGTTATGACAGTAAGAGCAGCTTACTATTATAAACTGCTCTTACTAGTCGTGGTGAGTGTAATTTGAGCTAATTTGAAgagctctgtctctgtttggTTGCAGACAGTGTTTTAAGCTGCAATCGTTTTGCCTATGGCCTTGAAAAAAGGCCTGACACCTTTCTGAGGTGTACACAGCTTCTTCTTCAGCTTATCCAAGATGACTCTGTCCGCTGCTCCATCCTGGAGGCGATCCATGAAGGCTTCTCTGGGGTAGTACTTCCTAATCTTCTTAGACACTTTGTCAGGCCACCTTTCTGATATAATCCTCATTCGGTTTGATAAAAAAGGGGCCACCTTGGAGCTCTTCCAATAACTGAGCAGTTATACGGTTGGCGATGGTTGGAATGTGtaaagaggagcaggtggatACC
This genomic window contains:
- the rsph3 gene encoding radial spoke head protein 3 homolog gives rise to the protein MAFVSQRETSETYTFSSRPRAVERRARYREEPSEQTQSHYGNIMYDRRVVRGNTYAQRILPTTTQAELAEMQRQQEQRRKAVARRRAREQVRVKTPEALQGRQHIEVQTELYLEELSNIVMESDAQCQTEAFLDRPNTPLFVPAKSGVDAETQIQDGELFDFDREVQGLLEVLVGKVIEQSLLEVMEEEELACLRAQQRAFEERRNAQLCEVQRLQEQERRHMEEKERRIAQQKEVLKKEKEIAQKIAARAYTQQHLANLVPSIFTSLRCHGFFVDTVQTDVETNFMPWLMNEIHSVLDKRYAARSVLDDIIKEVALKRLPEGTDL